A genomic segment from Pseudomonas sp. M30-35 encodes:
- a CDS encoding RNA polymerase sigma factor: MDYSEDSALLTRLLAGDESAYRELVSTYQGSMRAVALAIVGSRNSDEVVQDAWLAVVNGLKGFQGRSSLKTWLLTITANTAKTRLKHNRREVLLDDLPGPHGTVGDDRFADDGHWLLAPHEWHQDTPEALLLQDELRECLEKTLGSLSTLQSSVLVLRERQGLELEEICNLLDISLSNVRVLLHRARLKMFATLEHFEETGQC; this comes from the coding sequence ATGGATTATTCAGAAGATAGTGCGTTGCTCACCCGGCTTTTAGCCGGTGATGAGAGTGCTTACAGGGAGTTGGTTTCGACCTATCAAGGTTCAATGCGTGCAGTAGCATTAGCTATTGTCGGGAGCCGAAATTCTGATGAAGTAGTACAGGATGCTTGGCTCGCAGTAGTAAACGGTTTAAAGGGTTTTCAAGGTCGTTCTAGCTTGAAAACCTGGCTGCTTACTATTACGGCTAATACCGCGAAGACTCGTTTGAAACATAACCGTCGAGAAGTGCTCCTGGACGATTTGCCAGGCCCCCATGGGACTGTTGGTGATGATCGCTTTGCCGATGATGGCCACTGGCTGCTTGCGCCACATGAATGGCATCAAGACACCCCAGAAGCATTGCTCTTACAGGATGAACTGCGGGAGTGCCTGGAAAAAACGCTAGGCAGCCTGTCGACCCTGCAGAGCAGTGTTTTGGTGTTGAGAGAACGTCAAGGGTTGGAGCTTGAAGAGATTTGTAATCTTTTAGACATCTCGCTCTCCAATGTGCGGGTGTTGTTGCACCGAGCACGCCTAAAGATGTTCGCCACCCTTGAGCATTTTGAGGAAACAGGTCAATGCTGA
- a CDS encoding DUF2790 domain-containing protein — MKIASVVAAFITSLAPSAFAQDIDREPGSGIPAVKYQYGMQVDISKVLHRTDNSKKVGVVPVNVVYEDSKGEIHKIQFLEWGNGPHNV; from the coding sequence ATGAAAATTGCGTCAGTCGTAGCAGCGTTCATCACCAGCCTTGCACCTTCCGCGTTTGCTCAGGACATCGACCGCGAGCCTGGCTCCGGGATTCCTGCGGTGAAATACCAATACGGTATGCAAGTCGACATCAGCAAAGTGTTACACCGTACCGACAACTCCAAGAAAGTCGGTGTGGTGCCAGTCAATGTTGTCTATGAAGACAGCAAAGGCGAGATCCACAAGATCCAATTTCTTGAGTGGGGCAACGGCCCACACAATGTTTAA
- a CDS encoding ABC transporter substrate-binding protein produces the protein MVGVVYSLLILPNWAQAEQLPLSFSISDSLSMPLVGLDNGVANEGVLYELETRLAKQVNRKALLVTLPRPRIYRLLRRGKIDVHCYASKGWMKAYDAQYAWSVPIMVQRDFLIARASQTTVKAPPIGALVGTVNGYVYTSLTHRFASGQLIRDDARTQEQVINKLKAQRYDYAVTNEMSFNWYKKTKHSEQQLQKLQMIQQSEISCMVRKGPDIPTQEILSAIKTMVTNGDVEGIIAQYR, from the coding sequence ATGGTGGGTGTCGTATACAGCTTGTTGATACTTCCCAACTGGGCACAGGCCGAACAACTGCCACTGTCATTTTCAATATCTGACAGCTTGAGTATGCCGCTGGTTGGATTGGACAATGGCGTGGCGAACGAGGGGGTTCTGTATGAACTTGAAACCAGACTGGCTAAGCAGGTTAACCGCAAAGCACTACTCGTTACATTGCCCCGCCCGAGGATTTATAGACTACTGCGCCGCGGCAAAATAGATGTGCACTGCTACGCCAGTAAAGGCTGGATGAAGGCCTACGACGCCCAATATGCCTGGAGCGTGCCGATTATGGTACAGCGTGACTTTCTTATTGCACGCGCCAGTCAAACCACTGTTAAAGCGCCGCCCATTGGCGCTTTAGTGGGCACGGTTAATGGCTATGTCTATACAAGTTTGACCCATCGCTTTGCCTCCGGCCAGCTGATACGCGACGACGCCCGCACCCAGGAGCAGGTCATCAATAAGCTTAAGGCGCAGCGCTATGACTACGCCGTTACCAACGAAATGAGTTTCAACTGGTACAAGAAAACCAAACACTCCGAGCAACAACTTCAGAAGCTGCAGATGATTCAGCAATCCGAAATCAGTTGCATGGTGCGCAAAGGTCCTGACATTCCAACGCAGGAAATACTCTCGGCAATCAAAACAATGGTGACCAACGGTGACGTCGAGGGAATAATTGCCCAGTACCGCTGA
- a CDS encoding LysE family translocator → MALHTWLLYLIAITGLSLTPGPNGLLAMTHGALYGHRRALWTVMGGVIGFTLLMALSMFGIDSLLKTSANALTVLKWLGGAYLIWLGIQLWRAPPPNLSDLNDAQSKPASSMFSQGLFAALSNPKVILFFGAFLPQFLDPSGSIWLQFAVMALTFVVVEGVVEYLLARMAQRIRPWLQRSGKGFNRSCAVLFITIGSALPLTR, encoded by the coding sequence ATGGCACTCCACACTTGGTTGCTGTATCTGATTGCCATCACCGGCCTATCACTGACGCCTGGGCCAAACGGCTTACTGGCCATGACCCATGGCGCTCTTTATGGGCATCGGCGTGCATTGTGGACTGTCATGGGTGGAGTGATCGGCTTTACCCTGCTGATGGCGCTGTCGATGTTCGGTATCGACAGCTTGCTAAAAACATCGGCCAATGCCCTGACAGTGCTGAAATGGCTGGGCGGTGCTTATTTGATCTGGCTGGGTATCCAGCTATGGCGTGCACCACCGCCCAACTTGAGCGATCTAAACGACGCACAGTCGAAACCTGCTTCATCGATGTTCAGCCAGGGCTTGTTCGCGGCACTCTCCAACCCAAAAGTGATTTTGTTCTTTGGCGCATTCCTTCCACAGTTTCTCGACCCGAGCGGCAGTATCTGGCTGCAATTTGCAGTCATGGCACTGACGTTTGTAGTCGTTGAAGGTGTTGTCGAATATCTCCTCGCACGCATGGCACAACGCATCCGCCCGTGGTTACAGCGCAGTGGCAAAGGGTTTAATCGAAGTTGCGCGGTCCTGTTTATAACCATCGGCAGCGCCTTACCACTGACAAGATGA
- a CDS encoding MFS transporter gives MPDSNPQASTPLTTRAIILIELALALGGFAIGTGEFSIMGLMPNVAQDLSITEPQVGNVISTYALGVVVGAPILAILGSRLLRKHLLLLLMGVFAVGNFASALAPDYHTLMIYRFFAGMPHGAYFGVAMLVAASMAPPHKRAKAVSRVLMGLTIAILVGNPIATWLGQLLSWRYAFALVGLIALLTVIMVAIFMPLDKQQPRSNPLSEMRAFNRPQVWLALAISSVGFAGMFCVFSYMAPTLIEVTQLSASWIPFALVAFGLGGILGNIAGGWLFDKLKFKAVAWLLLWSAVILMIFPLAAHSIWTVFPAIFAVGTMVSLSPALQTHLMDVAHGAQTLAAASNHAAFNIANALGPWLGGLAISAGFGWTSTGYIGAATALTGLLVFFWAWKIEQAPANVNA, from the coding sequence GTGCCCGACTCAAACCCGCAAGCCTCTACCCCGCTGACCACACGTGCCATCATATTAATTGAACTGGCGTTAGCCCTCGGCGGCTTTGCAATTGGTACCGGGGAATTCTCGATTATGGGTTTGATGCCCAATGTCGCTCAGGATCTATCCATCACTGAGCCCCAGGTGGGTAACGTCATCAGTACCTACGCACTCGGCGTTGTGGTTGGCGCTCCGATCCTGGCTATTCTGGGCTCACGCTTGCTGCGTAAACATTTGCTGCTGCTATTGATGGGCGTGTTCGCGGTTGGCAATTTTGCCAGCGCCCTCGCCCCTGACTATCACACGTTGATGATCTACCGCTTCTTTGCAGGCATGCCGCACGGCGCTTATTTTGGTGTCGCCATGTTGGTCGCGGCCTCAATGGCGCCGCCGCACAAACGTGCGAAAGCTGTCAGTCGAGTACTGATGGGCTTGACCATCGCTATATTGGTCGGCAACCCGATTGCCACCTGGCTAGGGCAATTGCTGAGCTGGCGCTACGCATTTGCTTTAGTCGGCTTGATCGCATTATTGACCGTAATCATGGTCGCGATATTCATGCCGCTCGATAAACAGCAGCCGCGCAGCAACCCATTGTCTGAAATGCGTGCGTTTAACCGTCCGCAAGTGTGGCTTGCACTCGCGATCAGCTCGGTTGGCTTCGCGGGGATGTTTTGCGTGTTCAGCTATATGGCGCCGACGTTGATCGAAGTGACTCAACTCAGTGCCAGCTGGATTCCTTTCGCACTCGTCGCGTTTGGCCTTGGCGGAATCCTCGGCAACATTGCGGGTGGCTGGCTGTTCGATAAGTTGAAATTCAAGGCAGTCGCCTGGCTGCTGCTCTGGAGCGCGGTAATACTGATGATTTTTCCACTGGCAGCGCACTCAATCTGGACGGTGTTCCCAGCGATATTTGCCGTTGGCACCATGGTTTCACTGTCGCCTGCGTTGCAAACCCATTTAATGGACGTAGCGCATGGCGCGCAGACACTTGCCGCAGCGTCAAATCATGCGGCCTTCAACATCGCCAACGCGCTTGGCCCGTGGCTTGGAGGTTTGGCCATCAGTGCAGGCTTCGGCTGGACATCAACCGGTTACATCGGCGCTGCTACTGCACTGACTGGTTTATTGGTATTTTTCTGGGCATGGAAAATCGAGCAAGCTCCAGCCAACGTTAACGCCTGA
- a CDS encoding GNAT family N-acetyltransferase produces the protein MQTKTSISLPELDPTDWDRLVAADSPFLKHGFLSALELSGSVGPRTGWTPAHQLVFEANGKLSAALPAYLKTHSFGEYVFDHGWADACERAGIDYYPKLLAGIPFSPVTGPRLLGEPQVISQVLDNLTQALDSQGLSSLHINFTDAAADAQMRGREGWLERLGCQYHWRNREYRDFQDFLDALNSRKRKQIRKEREQVTRQGIEFEWREGHQLSEAEWDFVYLCYANTYHIRGRPPYLTRIFFSLLAEKMPQAIRVVIAKQGSQPVAMAFSLIGGDSFYGRYWGCLAEYDRLHFETCFYQGMDYAIANGLQRFDAGAQGEHKLIRGFEPVITRSWHYLSHPGLRDAVARFLDEEREGVSRYAQEACSLLPYRQQTEQ, from the coding sequence ATGCAGACAAAGACCTCTATTTCGCTTCCTGAACTTGATCCAACTGACTGGGACCGATTGGTTGCAGCGGACAGTCCGTTTCTCAAGCATGGATTTCTCTCGGCGCTTGAGTTAAGTGGCAGCGTAGGCCCGCGCACCGGCTGGACCCCTGCTCATCAACTTGTGTTCGAGGCCAATGGCAAGCTCAGCGCCGCTCTTCCCGCCTACTTGAAAACGCACTCGTTCGGCGAGTACGTGTTTGACCACGGCTGGGCCGATGCTTGCGAGCGAGCAGGGATTGACTACTACCCGAAGCTGCTTGCGGGTATTCCGTTTTCTCCGGTCACCGGGCCGCGCTTATTGGGCGAGCCACAGGTAATCAGCCAGGTGCTAGATAACCTGACTCAAGCACTGGACAGCCAGGGTTTATCGAGCCTGCACATCAATTTCACTGATGCTGCTGCCGACGCGCAGATGCGTGGGCGTGAAGGCTGGTTGGAGCGTCTTGGCTGTCAATATCACTGGCGTAACCGCGAGTATCGCGACTTTCAGGACTTTCTCGATGCGCTGAATTCGCGCAAGCGTAAACAAATACGCAAAGAACGTGAGCAAGTGACTAGGCAGGGTATTGAGTTTGAATGGCGCGAGGGTCATCAACTCAGTGAGGCTGAGTGGGATTTCGTCTACCTCTGCTACGCCAACACTTATCATATTCGCGGCAGGCCACCGTATTTAACCCGCATTTTCTTCAGTTTGCTGGCTGAAAAAATGCCCCAGGCGATTCGGGTTGTTATCGCTAAACAAGGCTCGCAGCCGGTGGCAATGGCGTTTAGCTTGATTGGTGGCGATAGTTTCTATGGGCGTTATTGGGGCTGTTTAGCCGAGTATGATCGACTGCACTTTGAGACCTGTTTTTATCAGGGCATGGACTACGCAATCGCCAATGGTCTGCAGCGTTTTGATGCGGGGGCACAGGGAGAGCACAAGCTGATCCGCGGTTTTGAGCCGGTTATTACCCGGTCTTGGCATTACCTGAGCCACCCGGGCCTGCGCGATGCTGTTGCGCGGTTTCTTGATGAGGAGCGTGAGGGCGTCAGCCGCTATGCGCAGGAAGCCTGCAGTTTGCTGCCGTATAGGCAGCAAACTGAACAGTAA
- a CDS encoding zf-HC2 domain-containing protein — MLSCKELVENSSDYLDKRLSLSKGLEVRLHLTLCVNCRRFIKQMQISQAVYRKMHQEQGDELDGLAQKLAQAHRSNQ; from the coding sequence ATGCTGAGCTGCAAGGAATTAGTCGAGAATTCCAGTGATTATCTAGATAAACGTTTGAGCTTGAGTAAAGGGCTCGAAGTGCGCCTGCATTTGACACTTTGCGTTAATTGCCGGCGTTTCATCAAGCAAATGCAAATCAGCCAAGCGGTCTATCGGAAGATGCACCAAGAGCAGGGCGATGAGCTTGATGGCCTTGCACAAAAACTAGCACAGGCGCACCGCTCAAACCAATAA
- a CDS encoding FMN-binding glutamate synthase family protein, whose protein sequence is MNLSLLSRYAFFAFCVLFTLINLLFVEHEWVWPLILIGATLSIIGVVDLVQEPQAVRRNYPILGNIRYLVEGIRPEIRQYLLEADGDKLPFSRSQRTLVYARAKNQGGDKPFGTLIDVYQNGFEFIGHSMCPAPVSDPKNFRVTIGGPLCTQPYSASVFNISAMSFGSLSGNAIQALNKGAMLGGFAHDTGEGSISPYHRQHGGDLIWELGSGYFGCRTPEGKFDPERFAEQAKSEQVKMIEIKLSQGAKPGHGGILPKHKISEEIAQTRGIPMGVDCVSPSSHNEFSTPIGLLQFIARLRELSGGKPVGFKLCLGHPWEFMGIAKAMHETGILPDFIVIDGKEGGTGAAPVEFTDHIGAPMREGLLFVHNTLVGLNLRDKIKLGASGKIVSAFDIACVLAIGADWANSARGFMFAIGCIQSQSCHTNKCPTGVATQDPLRQRALVVGDKAERVHSFHRNTLHALAEMLAAAGLEHPKQLDAKHLVRRISATEIKLFSQQHVFLKPGELLSGKIEGEFYERMWAMAQSNSFEAKVM, encoded by the coding sequence ATGAATCTATCCCTACTCAGCCGCTACGCATTTTTTGCATTCTGCGTCCTGTTCACACTTATCAATCTACTGTTTGTCGAACATGAGTGGGTTTGGCCGCTAATCCTGATAGGCGCAACACTGAGCATTATCGGTGTAGTCGACCTAGTGCAAGAACCCCAGGCGGTTCGTCGCAACTACCCGATCCTCGGCAACATTCGCTACTTGGTTGAGGGAATTCGCCCCGAAATCCGTCAATATCTACTCGAGGCAGATGGCGACAAACTACCGTTCTCGCGCTCACAACGCACATTGGTTTATGCCCGCGCCAAGAATCAAGGCGGCGACAAACCATTTGGCACCTTGATCGATGTTTATCAGAACGGTTTCGAGTTTATCGGCCACTCGATGTGCCCCGCGCCAGTCAGTGACCCTAAAAACTTCAGGGTCACGATAGGCGGTCCGCTGTGCACGCAACCCTATTCGGCCTCGGTATTTAATATCTCGGCGATGAGTTTCGGCTCGTTAAGTGGCAATGCGATTCAAGCCTTAAACAAAGGCGCCATGCTAGGCGGCTTTGCACATGACACCGGCGAAGGCAGCATCAGCCCTTATCACCGTCAACATGGCGGCGATCTGATTTGGGAGCTGGGCAGTGGTTACTTTGGTTGCCGCACACCTGAGGGCAAGTTTGACCCTGAACGCTTTGCTGAACAGGCTAAGTCAGAGCAGGTAAAAATGATTGAGATCAAACTCAGTCAGGGCGCCAAGCCAGGTCACGGCGGGATTTTGCCGAAACATAAAATTTCAGAAGAAATCGCTCAAACACGTGGTATTCCGATGGGCGTTGACTGCGTGTCACCCTCAAGCCACAACGAGTTCTCAACCCCTATCGGACTGCTCCAGTTTATTGCCAGGCTCCGCGAGTTGTCGGGTGGAAAACCCGTTGGCTTCAAGTTGTGCCTGGGGCACCCATGGGAGTTTATGGGCATCGCCAAGGCCATGCATGAAACGGGCATTCTTCCGGACTTTATTGTGATTGACGGTAAAGAAGGCGGAACCGGCGCAGCGCCAGTTGAGTTTACCGACCATATTGGTGCGCCGATGCGTGAAGGCTTGCTATTTGTTCACAACACGCTGGTCGGCCTTAATCTGCGCGACAAAATCAAGCTGGGTGCGAGTGGCAAAATTGTCAGTGCTTTCGATATCGCCTGCGTCCTGGCCATTGGCGCGGACTGGGCAAACTCGGCGCGGGGATTTATGTTTGCAATCGGCTGCATTCAGAGCCAGTCATGCCACACCAACAAATGCCCGACAGGGGTCGCAACCCAAGACCCGCTGCGTCAACGCGCATTGGTGGTTGGCGACAAAGCCGAACGAGTCCACAGTTTCCATCGCAACACCCTGCATGCATTGGCTGAAATGCTGGCTGCGGCAGGTCTTGAGCACCCTAAACAACTGGATGCCAAGCACCTTGTACGACGTATCTCCGCCACCGAGATTAAGCTATTTTCTCAACAGCACGTTTTCCTCAAGCCCGGTGAATTATTGAGCGGGAAGATCGAAGGCGAGTTTTATGAACGCATGTGGGCCATGGCACAAAGCAACAGCTTCGAAGCCAAGGTCATGTAG
- a CDS encoding beta-ketoacyl-ACP synthase III, with the protein MTVHNVVISGTGLYTPVNSISNDELVQSFNSYVQLFNAENAQAIARGEVEALTESNSAFIEKASGIKSRFVMNKDGILDPQRMAPRIPERSNDEWGILCEMAVGAAKEALERAGKTAADIDGVIVACSNLQRAYPAVAVEVQAALGIQGFGYDMNVACSSATFGIQAAANSVQLGQARAVLMVNPEICTGHLNFRDRDSHFIFGDAATAVVIERADQATSNYQFDIVSTKLLTHFSNNIRNNFGFLNRAAEEGVGARDKLFVQEGRKVFKDVCPMVAELIAAHLKENNLNVSDVKRFWLHQANLNMNLLIARKLLGRDAEPSEAPVILDEYANTSSAGSVIALHKHQDDLVGGSLGVLSSFGAGYSIGSVILRKH; encoded by the coding sequence ATGACCGTACATAACGTCGTAATTAGTGGAACGGGCCTCTATACCCCCGTGAATAGCATTTCCAACGACGAATTGGTCCAGTCCTTCAATAGCTACGTTCAGCTATTCAATGCTGAAAACGCACAAGCCATTGCGCGTGGTGAAGTTGAGGCTTTAACCGAGTCGAACAGCGCTTTCATTGAAAAAGCATCCGGTATCAAAAGCCGCTTTGTGATGAACAAAGACGGCATCCTTGATCCGCAGCGCATGGCGCCACGCATTCCTGAGCGCAGCAATGACGAGTGGGGTATACTCTGTGAGATGGCTGTTGGTGCCGCTAAAGAAGCTTTAGAGCGCGCCGGTAAAACCGCTGCAGATATTGATGGGGTTATTGTTGCCTGTTCAAATCTGCAACGTGCCTATCCTGCCGTTGCTGTTGAAGTTCAAGCTGCGCTTGGTATTCAAGGTTTTGGCTACGACATGAACGTTGCCTGCTCCTCTGCTACCTTTGGAATCCAAGCCGCCGCAAACAGTGTCCAGTTGGGCCAAGCGCGCGCAGTGTTGATGGTCAACCCGGAAATTTGTACCGGGCACTTGAACTTTCGTGACCGTGACAGTCACTTCATTTTTGGTGATGCAGCCACTGCGGTCGTTATTGAGCGCGCAGACCAGGCAACCTCGAACTATCAGTTCGATATTGTCAGCACCAAGCTGCTCACTCATTTTTCCAACAATATCCGTAATAACTTCGGCTTTCTTAATCGAGCGGCTGAAGAGGGTGTTGGCGCACGTGACAAATTGTTCGTGCAAGAGGGCCGTAAGGTCTTCAAGGATGTTTGCCCGATGGTAGCGGAGTTGATTGCCGCTCACCTGAAGGAAAACAATCTTAACGTCTCTGACGTTAAGCGGTTTTGGTTGCATCAAGCTAACCTCAACATGAATCTACTGATTGCTCGCAAGTTACTTGGCCGGGATGCCGAGCCGAGCGAAGCACCAGTAATTCTTGATGAGTATGCAAATACCAGTTCGGCTGGATCGGTGATTGCGTTACACAAACACCAAGACGACCTGGTAGGTGGCTCCTTAGGTGTGCTTAGCTCATTTGGAGCTGGTTATTCAATTGGCAGTGTGATCTTGCGAAAACATTAA
- a CDS encoding OprO/OprP family phosphate-selective porin yields MIRMHFAGVAASTLALAISAQAFAGTVTTDGADIVVKTKGGLEVATTDKEFSFKLGGRLQADYSRFDGFHTKNGNTADAAYFRRAFLELSGVAYKDWKYAISYDFAHNAGSSDDGYFDEASITYTGFSPVNLRFGRFDPDFGLEKATSSKWITAIERNAAYEVADWVNGHENGLGAQASAVMGDMAYLSGSVSSKDVNDDDGDSVKQFNLRGVFAPMAESGNVLHMGVNYAYRDLKDTAVDGRIRPRLTIRGVSTNGGNSAGDNGNRATFGGFDAASGDFDDDAVWGAEFAWATGPFSAQAEYLSRKMTADRSTIEDVKSEGYYGQLAYTLTGESRGYKLAGAKFDSIKPENKQIGAWEVFYRYDHIKVEDNNIVVSSPTREVGDTEADINTIGVNWYANDAVKVAANYVMTTTDNITNANGDDDGDAFVMRLQYVF; encoded by the coding sequence ATGATCCGTATGCATTTCGCGGGCGTCGCAGCCAGCACGCTGGCTCTTGCCATTTCAGCTCAAGCATTCGCAGGCACAGTGACCACGGATGGTGCTGATATTGTAGTTAAGACCAAGGGCGGTCTTGAAGTAGCGACAACTGACAAGGAATTCAGCTTTAAATTGGGCGGCCGTCTTCAGGCCGACTACAGCCGCTTCGATGGCTTCCATACCAAAAATGGTAATACAGCAGACGCAGCCTACTTCCGTCGTGCTTTCCTTGAATTAAGCGGTGTTGCTTACAAAGATTGGAAGTACGCTATCAGTTACGACTTTGCGCATAATGCCGGCAGCTCTGATGACGGTTATTTCGACGAAGCGTCTATCACTTACACCGGTTTCTCTCCAGTGAACTTGCGATTTGGTCGTTTTGACCCGGATTTCGGTCTGGAAAAAGCCACCAGTTCCAAGTGGATCACAGCTATCGAGCGTAACGCCGCTTATGAAGTTGCTGATTGGGTTAACGGGCATGAGAACGGCCTGGGCGCTCAAGCCAGTGCAGTCATGGGCGACATGGCGTACCTGTCGGGTAGCGTGTCATCTAAAGATGTAAACGATGATGACGGTGATAGCGTTAAGCAATTCAACCTGCGCGGTGTGTTTGCACCAATGGCTGAGTCAGGCAACGTGCTGCACATGGGTGTTAACTACGCTTACCGTGACCTCAAGGACACGGCTGTTGATGGCCGTATTCGCCCACGCTTGACGATTCGCGGTGTTTCCACCAATGGCGGAAACTCCGCAGGTGACAACGGCAACCGTGCAACTTTCGGTGGTTTCGATGCCGCTTCTGGCGATTTCGATGACGATGCCGTCTGGGGTGCTGAATTTGCTTGGGCAACAGGTCCTTTCTCGGCGCAAGCTGAGTACCTGAGCCGTAAAATGACAGCTGACCGCAGTACCATCGAAGATGTTAAATCTGAAGGTTACTACGGTCAACTGGCTTACACCCTGACCGGTGAATCGCGTGGCTACAAGCTTGCTGGCGCTAAGTTCGACAGCATCAAGCCTGAGAACAAGCAGATCGGCGCGTGGGAAGTTTTCTACCGTTACGATCACATCAAAGTTGAAGACAACAACATCGTTGTTTCTTCTCCGACTCGTGAAGTTGGCGACACCGAAGCCGACATCAACACCATCGGTGTTAACTGGTATGCCAATGACGCAGTTAAAGTTGCTGCTAACTACGTTATGACGACCACAGACAACATCACCAACGCTAACGGTGATGATGATGGTGATGCCTTCGTAATGCGTCTGCAATACGTATTCTAA
- a CDS encoding ABC transporter ATP-binding protein, with amino-acid sequence MFRRFESLIDVFKPAPDQAPPEDVAHFYLHYLKQAWPLLCALLVVGFFGAVIEVALFSFLGQLIDMAQTTPSSEFFANYSQQLLWMLVVVMLIRPLVFGLHDLLVNQAISPSLTNLIRWQNHRYVLKQSLNFFNNDFAGRIAQRVMQTGPSLSQSAIQVVEALWHVIVYAGSAIYLFAEADVRLTVPLLIWIVAYILLLKYFVPRIKQRSAAVSSARSKLMGRVVDGYSNISTLKLFAHTQEEEAYAGRAMQHLLDKARTQTRTVTALDVSVTCINGLLIGSTGALALWLWSQDLITSGAIALSLGLVIRINNMAEWIMWVVNGIFENIGTVQDGIRSIVQPVQVVDQPDAAPLKVCNGAVHFEDIHFHYGKNSGVIGGLSLSVKAGEKIGLVGPSGAGKSTLVSVLLRLYNLQSGRILIDGQNIADVSQESLRAQIGVVTQDTALLHRSIRDNLRYGKPDATDAELNEVVRKARADRFIDLLDDGQGGFGFDAQVGERGVKLSGGQRQRIAIARVLLKDAPILVLDEATSALDSEVEVAIQESLDSLMQGKTVIAIAHRLSTIARMDRLVVIDQGQIVETGTHAELIARGGLYARLWQHQTGGFVGVD; translated from the coding sequence ATGTTTCGCCGTTTTGAATCTCTGATCGACGTCTTCAAACCAGCCCCCGATCAAGCACCACCAGAAGATGTAGCGCACTTCTACCTGCATTATTTAAAGCAGGCATGGCCGCTACTCTGCGCCTTGCTGGTCGTAGGCTTCTTTGGCGCGGTGATTGAAGTCGCGCTCTTCAGCTTCCTCGGCCAGTTGATCGACATGGCCCAAACCACCCCCAGCAGCGAGTTTTTTGCCAACTACAGCCAGCAACTGCTGTGGATGCTGGTGGTGGTCATGCTCATCCGTCCGCTTGTGTTCGGTCTCCACGACTTACTGGTCAACCAGGCCATATCGCCGAGCCTGACCAACTTGATCCGCTGGCAAAACCACCGCTATGTGCTCAAACAGAGTCTGAACTTTTTCAATAATGATTTCGCCGGACGCATTGCCCAACGCGTGATGCAGACCGGTCCATCGTTAAGCCAATCCGCCATACAGGTGGTAGAGGCGCTTTGGCATGTGATCGTCTATGCGGGCAGCGCCATCTACCTGTTTGCCGAAGCCGATGTTCGCCTGACCGTTCCGCTGCTGATCTGGATAGTCGCCTACATCCTGCTGCTTAAATATTTTGTGCCACGCATCAAACAGCGCTCAGCGGCAGTGTCCTCAGCCCGCTCAAAGCTCATGGGCCGAGTCGTCGATGGCTACAGCAATATCAGTACCTTGAAGTTGTTCGCCCACACCCAGGAAGAGGAAGCCTACGCTGGCCGCGCCATGCAGCATTTGCTGGATAAAGCGCGCACCCAGACCCGAACCGTCACCGCCCTGGATGTCAGCGTGACCTGCATTAACGGATTATTGATTGGTTCAACAGGGGCGCTGGCGCTGTGGCTCTGGAGCCAAGATCTGATCACCAGCGGTGCCATTGCCTTGTCCTTGGGCTTGGTGATCCGCATCAATAACATGGCCGAATGGATCATGTGGGTGGTCAACGGCATCTTTGAAAATATCGGCACTGTACAAGACGGCATCCGCTCGATTGTCCAACCTGTGCAAGTTGTTGATCAGCCCGATGCAGCACCTCTGAAGGTCTGTAATGGCGCGGTGCATTTTGAGGATATCCATTTCCATTACGGCAAAAACAGCGGTGTTATTGGCGGCCTCAGCTTAAGCGTTAAAGCAGGTGAAAAAATTGGTCTGGTTGGCCCATCTGGCGCTGGAAAATCGACCTTGGTCAGCGTGCTGCTGCGCCTGTACAACTTACAAAGCGGGCGCATTTTAATTGACGGACAAAACATTGCCGACGTCAGCCAAGAAAGCTTGCGCGCGCAGATTGGGGTGGTCACCCAAGATACCGCCCTGCTACACCGCTCAATTCGTGACAACCTGCGTTACGGCAAACCCGATGCCACTGATGCGGAGTTAAATGAAGTCGTCCGCAAAGCTCGCGCAGACCGCTTTATCGACCTACTCGATGATGGCCAAGGCGGTTTCGGCTTCGATGCTCAAGTTGGCGAGCGCGGCGTCAAGCTCTCTGGCGGTCAACGCCAACGCATTGCGATTGCCCGAGTGCTGCTCAAGGATGCGCCAATCCTGGTGCTGGACGAGGCAACCTCGGCACTCGACTCTGAAGTGGAAGTGGCGATCCAAGAAAGTCTCGACAGCTTGATGCAAGGTAAAACCGTAATTGCCATTGCGCATCGGCTCTCAACCATTGCCCGGATGGATCGCTTGGTCGTGATTGATCAGGGCCAGATAGTCGAAACGGGCACACACGCCGAGCTGATTGCACGCGGCGGCCTGTATGCACGACTCTGGCAGCATCAGACGGGTGGTTTTGTCGGCGTTGATTAA